TGCCTTCTTTATTGCATAGAGGGAGAAGCgattcattattttctttaggAACTCTCCTTTATCGTATAGCTCACAGGCTTTCCCTTTCAATGGTATAAAATAAGTAGAACTTATGTAATGCTACAACACTTCAGAAACTACAACAAGCTGTTTCGGTGTTTCTAATCCCTAGTTTTTCTCATGCAGGCTCCTAATAATAGGGCCAAGTGTGCCAGATTCTTCCAACAATGTTTGGAATTTCTAGATGATCCAGACCATCTGGTATTTATGTGTTCTTGAATATCGATTAACATTTAGTTTGAGGGCTGCGGtcctttttcttgttgttgttgttttttttttttttttttaaaaaaaaaaaacttatgattGAGGACACGATGATTAAAACAATATGATATAAACAGGTGGTGCGCGCATCTGCTCATGAACAATTTGCAAGGCTCCTTTTGAATCATGATGAGGAGCTGGAATTGACGTTTGAATCACTCCCAGGAGAATGTGAAGTTACAGTTCCAGTTGACTCCTCAGACCCCTTGAGTAGATTCTCTGAATCAGTTGCTTATGAAAATGTCTCTTCAGTTGCAGAAGACAGATGGAGTGAAGAGGGAAAAGCTTTTCATGAAGTAATATCAGAAGCCTCGGTGAAAATGACTTTGGAGTCAAATATTTCGACTCCAGGAAATTTGATAGCATTGGATGATACTGAATCAAAAGATTCGGGAGTTTTGCCTAGTTCCAGTAGTGATGAAATGGTTGCTGTGTGCAAAGTTTCTCCAACACCTCCCCATGCAGTGCAAACTGTGGCTGAGCCAGTCTCTTCTAAGTTAGCTGCAGTACATCATGTTTCTCAAGCTATCAAGTCGCTCAGATGGATGCACCAGCTGCAAAGTTCTGATTCAGAGTTGCTTGATGAAGGCAGTTATTTTGATGGGCCACCTTCCTCGATGAACTTTTCTGTTTGTGCATGTGGTGATGCTGATTGTATCGAAGTTTGCGACATCCGACAGTGGTTACCAACATCAAAAGTGGATGAAAAATTGTGGAAACTAGTTCTTCTTCTTGGAGAATCTTATTTGGCACTAGGACAAGCTTATAAGGAGGATAAACAGCTGCATCAAGCTTTGAAGGTAGTAGAATTAGCATGTGCTGTATACGGATCAATGCCACAGTTCTTGGAAGACAGTAGGTTTATTTCCTCAATGGTTACTTATTCATCCTCAATAAAATGCAATGATGGAGATGAGAAGATGATATCATGTGTTAGCAACAGAAAAGAAGTGAAATCCAGCTCCAATGACAGGTTTCTTGCTTATGAGCAGTTTTCTTCTACGTACCTCTTTTGGGCCAAGGCATGGACACTGGTTGGTGATGTTTATGTTGAGTTCCATTTCATGAAGGGTAAAGTGCTCTCAAATCAATCAGAGACAAAATCTTCTGCTAGAGAGTTGAGAATATCAACAGAGGTCGTGAAAGAAGTCCAGAGGCTGAAGAAGAAGCTGGGGAAGCATAATCAGAACTGTAGTTCATGCTCCTTGGTGAATTGCAGCTGCCAGAGTGATAGGGCAAGTAGCGGTAGCAGTGCAAGCAGTAGCAGTGGAGATAAACACTCTGTAGCTTATGGCAGAAAGCACGGTAAAAGATCCCATGCTAAGGGTGCCACCTACTCACTCATGGGAGATTCTGATGATGGCCAGGCACATCACAAAGAGAAAAGTAGGAAGAATTCTGGAGAATATCCTCAGCTTGGCAGAGGTGATAATGATACTGCAATAGAAGCTTCTGGTATTGCAGTTGATAAGCATGAGATTAATTCCTTGGCAGATACTAATTCTGATGTATTAGAGGGTGGTTTGGAAACACATGATGCAGGTTCCATTTTGCCTTCTCAAAGTGAAACtacttcaaaagaaaaacctaaacCAAATAAAGGAGggatatttaaatatattagcaATCCTGCTGTCAGAGATGCAGAATACAATCTTTCTGCTGCTTTAAGTTGTTACCAAGAAGCTAGAAAGGCATTGAGTGGACTTCCTACTGGCTCAGCAGAACTTCAATCTGTAATTAAAAAGATAGGGTGGGTTTGTAACGAAATGGGTCGGAATAGGCTAGAAGGAAAAGAGTTGAACAAAGCTGAACTTGCATTTGCAGATGCCATAGATGCGTTCAGAGAAGTTTCTGACCATGCCAacatcatattaattaattgtaatttGGGCCATGGTAGACGAGCTTTGGCTGAAGAGATGGTGTCCAAGATGGAAAATCTCAAATCACATCCAATCTTCCAGAATGCATACAAGGAAGCTCTGCAAACTGCAAAACTAGAATACAGTGAATCCCTGAGATATTATGGGGCAGCAAGAGCAGAACTAAATGCTACTGTGGAAGAGGATGATTCGGTGCCAACTGTCTTGAGAAATGAAGTTCAGACTCAGTTTGCTCATACATATTTGAGGCTTGGCATGCTTTTGGCTAAAGAAGATGTTACCACAAGAGTTTATGAAAATGGAGCATTGGAAGATATGCCTGTTGTTACTAATAGTCCAAATGAAAAAAGAGACAGGAAAGAAGTGAGGAAGCATGAGATTTCAGCTAATGATGCCATTAGGGAGGCATTGACTGTGTATGAATCTCTGGGTCAATTACGGAAACAAGAAGCTGCATATGCATGCTCTCAACTTGCTAGCTACCAGAGGGATTGCTGTTTGAAATTCCTGAATTTGGATCTAAAGAATAccactttaaataaaaatggaaacaaCAATCTTCAGCGGGTGAAGCAATATGCATGCCTGGCTGAGAGGAACTGGCAAAAAGCAATGGACTTCTACAGTCCTAAGACACATCCTGCCATGCATTTGACTATTCTTATTGAGAGATCAGCTCTTTCATTGAGCCTCTCGAGCACCTTACACTCAAATGTGGTACGTTCTTTGACCATTTTTTGCTATATGAGATCCTAATATTCCCATCCCTACTTTCTGACGTGATGCATCCAAGTCTGAATTTCTCAAGAAACAGCAAATATTTCGTGGCCTTTTTCTTTAGGATGACATAGGTTtgagtttttaaagaagttcCATTAACAGCTAATAGAGAAGACAGATTTTGGTGATAAAGAGGGATCTGTTGACATGGTGTAATCTAGTATTTATTGATCAAGTAGACTGAATGTTGGGATAGGAATATAGAGGTGGAGAGGACAAAGATGATTGTCTCAGCAAAAAATCTAAACGATTCCTACTCACTATCTTACTGCTGTTTCCTTTTGGTCTCTCTTGCCCTCCTGAGCCATGACTGGTTATCAGTTTTAATCTCAGCAACTTTCTTAAAGATGAAAGGTAGCTCATCTATACCAGTGTAATGGGGACTTTTTGTGACTTTTATTCCTATTTCCACTATCATTTTCATCAGAAGCCATGTATAGCCATCTTGTGATGAAGAGCTGCTGTATGTAATGGTAATTTAGGAACCATTTCATTGCGCCCACGCCCTGCAACCATGTTGTTTGAGCCTTTTTCagatcctttatttttattttaatctttatgaCTGCATTCTTATCACGGTTACTGGAGAGGCACTGATTAATTGCTTTTGTTCCAGATGCTAGAATCAGCTCTAGCTCGCATGCTTGAAGGACGTCATATATCTGATGCAATATCAG
This genomic stretch from Populus alba chromosome 19, ASM523922v2, whole genome shotgun sequence harbors:
- the LOC118056498 gene encoding uncharacterized protein isoform X2, which translates into the protein MEMEKQSPSPSPPSLQSESSSLRELQRVGTLEIARPKPPVGFLCGSIPVPTDKSFHAFNSALVPSSRQTVSAPRYRMLPTETDLNTLPVVSNLPEKALPISAAVQSKFKGEFPWDADAISSNLTRKCEALAVSGLVEYGDEIDVIASADILKQIFKIPYSKARLSIAVRRIGQTLVLNKGPDAEEGERLVRRHKNQSKKCTDQSLFLNFAMHSVRMEACDCPPTHPASSKGQSNSSVLPGGDASQFVGQSDDVTRNEGFNHCTEYPHVKQDNFFWESKKNKRNKGHHPVKKSSHLGEKPRSSMQETEKHKRVSNDGFLRVLFWQFHNFRMLLGSDLLLFSNEKYVAVSLHLWDVTRQVTPLTWLEAWLDNVMASVPELAICYHQDGVVQGYELLKTDDIFLLKGISEDGTPAFHPHVVQQNGLSVLRFLEENCKQDPGAYWLYKSAGEDMIQLFDLCVIPKTHSSNDCDDGTSSLPSLLHRGRSDSLFSLGTLLYRIAHRLSLSMAPNNRAKCARFFQQCLEFLDDPDHLVVRASAHEQFARLLLNHDEELELTFESLPGECEVTVPVDSSDPLSRFSESVAYENVSSVAEDRWSEEGKAFHEVISEASVKMTLESNISTPGNLIALDDTESKDSGVLPSSSSDEMVAVCKVSPTPPHAVQTVAEPVSSKLAAVHHVSQAIKSLRWMHQLQSSDSELLDEGSYFDGPPSSMNFSVCACGDADCIEVCDIRQWLPTSKVDEKLWKLVLLLGESYLALGQAYKEDKQLHQALKVVELACAVYGSMPQFLEDSRFISSMVTYSSSIKCNDGDEKMISCVSNRKEVKSSSNDRFLAYEQFSSTYLFWAKAWTLVGDVYVEFHFMKGKVLSNQSETKSSARELRISTEVVKEVQRLKKKLGKHNQNCSSCSLVNCSCQSDRASSGSSASSSSGDKHSVAYGRKHGKRSHAKGATYSLMGDSDDGQAHHKEKSRKNSGEYPQLGRGDNDTAIEASGIAVDKHEINSLADTNSDVLEGGLETHDAGSILPSQSETTSKEKPKPNKGGIFKYISNPAVRDAEYNLSAALSCYQEARKALSGLPTGSAELQSVIKKIGWVCNEMGRNRLEGKELNKAELAFADAIDAFREVSDHANIILINCNLGHGRRALAEEMVSKMENLKSHPIFQNAYKEALQTAKLEYSESLRYYGAARAELNATVEEDDSVPTVLRNEVQTQFAHTYLRLGMLLAKEDVTTRVYENGALEDMPVVTNSPNEKRDRKEVRKHEISANDAIREALTVYESLGQLRKQEAAYACSQLASYQRDCCLKFLNLDLKNTTLNKNGNNNLQRVKQYACLAERNWQKAMDFYSPKTHPAMHLTILIERSALSLSLSSTLHSNVMLESALARMLEGRHISDAISDSFRTDYPEINSKFWGQLQMLLKKMLSLALSANANKPAAFAQPIPSSSKCGDAGKLRELYKMSLKSSKLSQLHAMHTLWTS
- the LOC118056498 gene encoding uncharacterized protein isoform X1, translated to MEMEKQSPSPSPPSLQSESSSLRELQRVGTLEIARPKPPVGFLCGSIPVPTDKSFHAFNSALVPSSRQTCSVSAPRYRMLPTETDLNTLPVVSNLPEKALPISAAVQSKFKGEFPWDADAISSNLTRKCEALAVSGLVEYGDEIDVIASADILKQIFKIPYSKARLSIAVRRIGQTLVLNKGPDAEEGERLVRRHKNQSKKCTDQSLFLNFAMHSVRMEACDCPPTHPASSKGQSNSSVLPGGDASQFVGQSDDVTRNEGFNHCTEYPHVKQDNFFWESKKNKRNKGHHPVKKSSHLGEKPRSSMQETEKHKRVSNDGFLRVLFWQFHNFRMLLGSDLLLFSNEKYVAVSLHLWDVTRQVTPLTWLEAWLDNVMASVPELAICYHQDGVVQGYELLKTDDIFLLKGISEDGTPAFHPHVVQQNGLSVLRFLEENCKQDPGAYWLYKSAGEDMIQLFDLCVIPKTHSSNDCDDGTSSLPSLLHRGRSDSLFSLGTLLYRIAHRLSLSMAPNNRAKCARFFQQCLEFLDDPDHLVVRASAHEQFARLLLNHDEELELTFESLPGECEVTVPVDSSDPLSRFSESVAYENVSSVAEDRWSEEGKAFHEVISEASVKMTLESNISTPGNLIALDDTESKDSGVLPSSSSDEMVAVCKVSPTPPHAVQTVAEPVSSKLAAVHHVSQAIKSLRWMHQLQSSDSELLDEGSYFDGPPSSMNFSVCACGDADCIEVCDIRQWLPTSKVDEKLWKLVLLLGESYLALGQAYKEDKQLHQALKVVELACAVYGSMPQFLEDSRFISSMVTYSSSIKCNDGDEKMISCVSNRKEVKSSSNDRFLAYEQFSSTYLFWAKAWTLVGDVYVEFHFMKGKVLSNQSETKSSARELRISTEVVKEVQRLKKKLGKHNQNCSSCSLVNCSCQSDRASSGSSASSSSGDKHSVAYGRKHGKRSHAKGATYSLMGDSDDGQAHHKEKSRKNSGEYPQLGRGDNDTAIEASGIAVDKHEINSLADTNSDVLEGGLETHDAGSILPSQSETTSKEKPKPNKGGIFKYISNPAVRDAEYNLSAALSCYQEARKALSGLPTGSAELQSVIKKIGWVCNEMGRNRLEGKELNKAELAFADAIDAFREVSDHANIILINCNLGHGRRALAEEMVSKMENLKSHPIFQNAYKEALQTAKLEYSESLRYYGAARAELNATVEEDDSVPTVLRNEVQTQFAHTYLRLGMLLAKEDVTTRVYENGALEDMPVVTNSPNEKRDRKEVRKHEISANDAIREALTVYESLGQLRKQEAAYACSQLASYQRDCCLKFLNLDLKNTTLNKNGNNNLQRVKQYACLAERNWQKAMDFYSPKTHPAMHLTILIERSALSLSLSSTLHSNVMLESALARMLEGRHISDAISDSFRTDYPEINSKFWGQLQMLLKKMLSLALSANANKPAAFAQPIPSSSKCGDAGKLRELYKMSLKSSKLSQLHAMHTLWTS